From the genome of Deltaproteobacteria bacterium, one region includes:
- a CDS encoding FHA domain-containing protein: protein MIKLTVQTGTETGKEISPSSDPIILGRSSTCTVVLHDAAVSRRHSSIERRGNDYILTDLQSGNGTFVNSQGTRITEPYTLKDGDEILIGKSRIRVDLSLQSQESPGPRNTASAGQPAAATDESTRIAQAPPPVSPTPPVSPTPPTATDGLNAVHQPDVPIVVTIVGGPNRGMVYSPAREVISIGRATTCDIAVNDSTASRVHATIKREAGKYRLYDNNSVNGVYLSTPQTRVYQTDLADGDTFFVGQNQFRVEIHLTHPPVSLEVGSEEAMRITGTVGGKNFTFTLSALSGGTRATQIVPTDEATRVAMAQSSTPPLDEATRFVRQPAVPPKQPTSAAPAGPKISLRVIEGADQGTVFTPLPGVERYTIGRGEQATFRLQDRGASRIHCAIEISPAGFFLVDDGSLNGTFIGQNTERITRVALKGGEEVLLADTRFKVEITLPEGAAAAAEGADEKTSYVPYHAPTPPAATPDAPVPVVVEQPATENVRSRSAAFKDRLAIIARQSGVTLRPFTVPGTPRQWATFALMLVAALSSYGFAVLGRSDYFAGGPISESHAKLENGTFEQRCTACHPTWGLQPVNATCAATDCHADVLKVRDDRRDDCVSCHTEHRGRTFAIKGGKEQCWSCHEAGMNVRAYASRPMGVYHTQVFSVAEQLIPQPGKVPTQGIQPAALSTARETWQKDFSAQPTGLKYAHALHSAQVLEKNKKQEQCLDCHVKLLDGQFAPFPTHAQCIDCHKEVANVDPQIAKKSASKDCELCHTQADGGVTHVARNINYVVFQHNDHGQMRCVQCHAVVTSETEYRPVLRSSAAYPMPMDACYSCHEEKKVTIACLDCHRQHHSYPSTTELAWGWFGGLSLNGVLLSMLGLVGATGAYIYADMRLARRWLASLETATPPPANEAAPAAAGHDGHEGEAAPAAAAPAAAIPPPTPSSEGALYPYPTIDSDACLPCGTCYDSCPGKVLALSPATHKAAVVTPGACRSLTEGCTICHENCPTGAIRISPVPIVRKSERPDIDPNSESHNVPGIFLGGEILGNALIKKVVNQGGQIVRYIDTRKPRIPEAQYDVIIVGAGPCGLAAGLEAKQRGLRYVVLERESLANTIQNYPRDKAVLAEPVQMAVYGLLPMKDATKEDLVALWEDIVRKESLHVNTHEEVSEVKKNGNVITVTTNKGTYQTGYVILALGARGNPRKLGAAGEDLPKVSYNLNDPAEWQGKHVLAVGGGDSAIEAAVAISKQPGATATISYRSGAFSRAAARNVEAIKEQEKAGKLKVLLNSNVTKIEEKRVSIKAGNEVHELDNDAVFVLIGADPPKAWLEKMGIKYVIVEKTI, encoded by the coding sequence ATGATCAAGCTCACGGTACAGACCGGAACAGAAACAGGGAAAGAGATCTCCCCCTCAAGCGATCCGATTATTCTCGGACGGAGTAGCACCTGTACGGTCGTGCTCCATGATGCCGCAGTGTCTCGTCGCCATTCCAGCATTGAACGGCGCGGTAACGACTATATCTTGACCGATCTCCAAAGTGGCAACGGGACGTTTGTCAACTCACAAGGAACGCGCATTACCGAGCCCTATACGCTGAAAGACGGCGATGAAATCCTCATCGGGAAAAGTCGTATCCGTGTAGACCTGTCGCTGCAGTCGCAGGAAAGTCCGGGGCCGCGCAACACTGCCAGTGCAGGACAACCCGCGGCTGCGACAGACGAATCCACTCGTATTGCCCAAGCACCGCCACCGGTCAGCCCAACCCCACCGGTCAGTCCAACGCCGCCGACTGCAACGGACGGTCTCAATGCCGTTCATCAACCAGACGTGCCGATCGTTGTGACTATCGTTGGTGGCCCAAACCGCGGCATGGTTTACTCTCCGGCACGAGAGGTTATTTCCATCGGTCGTGCAACAACATGTGACATTGCCGTCAATGACTCTACCGCTTCTCGGGTGCATGCCACGATTAAGCGGGAGGCAGGGAAATACCGCCTGTATGATAACAATAGTGTCAATGGTGTGTATTTAAGCACCCCGCAAACTCGCGTCTATCAAACCGACCTCGCTGATGGAGATACATTTTTCGTTGGCCAGAACCAATTTCGCGTCGAAATCCATCTTACGCATCCCCCTGTATCCTTAGAAGTTGGCAGTGAAGAAGCCATGCGCATTACTGGAACCGTCGGCGGCAAAAACTTTACTTTCACCCTGAGCGCGCTCAGCGGCGGCACACGAGCAACGCAGATAGTGCCAACCGATGAAGCAACTCGCGTTGCGATGGCACAAAGCAGTACCCCACCTCTTGATGAAGCAACCCGTTTTGTTAGGCAACCTGCGGTTCCACCAAAGCAACCGACGAGCGCGGCTCCGGCTGGTCCTAAAATTTCCCTACGGGTGATCGAAGGAGCAGATCAAGGGACGGTTTTCACTCCTCTTCCTGGTGTGGAACGTTACACCATCGGTCGTGGCGAACAAGCAACGTTTCGTCTGCAAGATCGCGGAGCATCACGTATTCACTGCGCAATCGAGATTTCCCCCGCTGGGTTTTTCCTAGTCGATGATGGAAGCCTGAACGGGACGTTTATCGGACAGAACACCGAGCGTATTACTCGTGTGGCTCTCAAGGGCGGCGAAGAAGTCTTGCTGGCAGACACTCGGTTCAAGGTTGAGATCACCCTTCCTGAAGGTGCCGCAGCCGCCGCTGAGGGTGCCGATGAAAAGACCTCGTATGTTCCCTATCATGCGCCAACTCCACCAGCCGCAACACCGGATGCACCAGTACCTGTGGTCGTTGAGCAGCCCGCCACCGAGAATGTCAGGTCACGTTCGGCGGCGTTCAAAGATCGTTTAGCTATTATCGCTCGGCAAAGTGGAGTGACGTTACGACCGTTCACAGTTCCCGGCACTCCTCGACAGTGGGCCACATTTGCCTTGATGTTGGTTGCAGCCCTGAGTTCGTATGGCTTCGCGGTGCTCGGACGGTCTGACTATTTTGCCGGTGGTCCAATTTCAGAAAGTCACGCCAAGCTAGAGAACGGCACCTTTGAACAGCGCTGTACAGCGTGCCATCCCACTTGGGGTCTTCAACCAGTCAATGCCACCTGCGCCGCCACGGACTGTCACGCTGATGTATTGAAAGTGAGAGACGACCGGCGTGACGATTGCGTCAGTTGTCATACTGAACACCGAGGCCGGACCTTCGCGATCAAAGGCGGAAAAGAGCAATGTTGGAGTTGTCATGAAGCAGGCATGAACGTCCGTGCGTATGCCTCACGTCCGATGGGAGTGTATCACACGCAAGTCTTTTCTGTCGCTGAACAGCTGATCCCACAACCCGGAAAAGTGCCGACGCAAGGGATACAACCGGCAGCACTCTCCACCGCACGAGAGACCTGGCAGAAAGATTTCTCTGCGCAGCCGACTGGGCTCAAGTATGCACACGCTCTCCACAGCGCGCAGGTGTTAGAGAAAAACAAGAAGCAGGAGCAATGTTTGGATTGCCACGTCAAGTTATTAGACGGGCAGTTTGCGCCATTCCCCACACATGCTCAGTGTATCGATTGTCACAAAGAGGTTGCCAACGTCGATCCCCAGATCGCCAAGAAGAGCGCCTCGAAAGATTGTGAGTTGTGCCACACCCAGGCCGACGGGGGTGTGACCCATGTCGCACGAAATATCAACTACGTCGTCTTTCAGCATAACGATCATGGGCAAATGCGCTGTGTTCAGTGTCATGCGGTTGTGACAAGCGAGACTGAGTATCGCCCGGTCCTCCGCTCTTCAGCAGCATATCCGATGCCGATGGACGCCTGCTATTCGTGTCATGAAGAGAAGAAAGTAACGATCGCCTGCTTAGATTGCCATCGACAACATCACAGTTATCCATCGACGACCGAATTGGCTTGGGGTTGGTTTGGTGGTCTGTCATTGAACGGCGTGCTTCTTTCTATGCTTGGACTCGTAGGTGCGACCGGTGCCTATATCTACGCAGACATGCGCCTCGCTCGACGATGGCTGGCGTCATTAGAAACGGCTACGCCACCCCCCGCAAACGAAGCGGCACCAGCAGCAGCAGGACACGACGGGCATGAGGGAGAAGCGGCACCAGCAGCAGCGGCACCAGCAGCGGCGATCCCACCACCTACTCCGAGTAGTGAGGGAGCCCTGTACCCCTATCCGACAATTGACTCCGACGCCTGTCTGCCATGCGGTACCTGTTATGACTCATGTCCCGGAAAAGTACTGGCACTGTCTCCAGCGACACACAAGGCTGCGGTTGTCACTCCTGGTGCATGTCGGTCACTCACCGAAGGCTGTACCATTTGTCATGAGAACTGCCCGACCGGCGCGATCCGTATCTCGCCTGTGCCGATCGTCAGAAAATCTGAACGACCGGATATTGACCCCAACAGCGAAAGTCACAATGTTCCGGGCATCTTTTTGGGCGGAGAAATTCTGGGCAACGCTCTCATCAAAAAGGTCGTCAATCAGGGCGGACAAATTGTTCGTTACATCGATACTCGTAAACCGCGGATTCCTGAAGCCCAGTACGACGTTATCATCGTCGGTGCTGGTCCTTGTGGACTCGCTGCCGGTCTCGAAGCCAAACAACGTGGTCTTCGGTACGTGGTGCTTGAACGCGAGAGTTTGGCGAATACGATCCAGAACTACCCACGAGATAAAGCCGTGCTCGCCGAACCAGTGCAGATGGCAGTCTACGGCTTGTTACCGATGAAAGATGCAACCAAGGAAGACCTCGTCGCACTGTGGGAAGACATTGTCCGCAAGGAAAGCTTGCACGTGAATACCCACGAAGAGGTCAGCGAAGTCAAGAAGAACGGCAACGTGATAACCGTCACCACGAATAAAGGCACCTATCAGACCGGGTATGTGATTCTCGCCTTAGGTGCGCGGGGCAACCCTCGCAAACTCGGTGCAGCGGGTGAGGATCTTCCTAAAGTATCGTATAACCTCAACGACCCTGCAGAATGGCAAGGGAAGCACGTGCTGGCCGTCGGTGGCGGTGACAGCGCCATTGAGGCGGCAGTAGCGATCTCCAAACAGCCAGGGGCCACGGCGACAATCTCGTATAGAAGCGGGGCTTTCTCGCGCGCGGCAGCACGAAACGTCGAAGCCATTAAAGAACAAGAAAAAGCCGGAAAACTGAAAGTGTTATTGAATTCTAACGTCACAAAAATCGAAGAGAAACGGGTCTCAATCAAAGCAGGGAACGAAGTCCACGAACTCGACAATGACGCCGTGTTTGTCCTCATCGGTGCTGATCCACCAAAGGCCTGGCTGGAAAAAATGGGGATAAAATACGTGATTGTTGAGAAAACGATCTAA
- a CDS encoding serine/threonine-protein phosphatase — MSICGAVKTDTGKVRVKNEDSSGFFPEAAFYIVADGMGGHLGGERASALAVETMHGVLQETEGEDLTPITTENGWSSVAGRRLFLAIQGANNKVFEMSQQDPALNGMGTTVAAVLFDEHESVAGICHVGDSRVYRVRDGTIELLTEDHSLVQQLLREGKIGPTEVKTFPHRHVLTQAVGVSPLVQPSVRLERPQSGDIYLLCSDGIHGVVEDSDMLRIINETAPDFEKSCDALVNLANERGGRDNSTIIILSYIEDPTVAG, encoded by the coding sequence GTGTCCATCTGTGGCGCAGTTAAAACCGACACGGGTAAGGTGCGTGTGAAAAACGAGGACTCCTCCGGATTCTTTCCCGAGGCGGCGTTTTATATCGTGGCGGATGGGATGGGGGGGCATCTCGGGGGAGAGCGCGCAAGTGCCTTAGCTGTAGAAACGATGCATGGGGTTCTCCAGGAAACTGAGGGAGAAGATCTGACGCCCATCACAACCGAGAATGGCTGGTCGTCGGTCGCTGGTCGTCGTCTTTTCCTCGCAATCCAGGGAGCAAATAACAAAGTTTTCGAGATGAGCCAGCAGGACCCGGCCCTCAATGGCATGGGGACAACGGTGGCTGCTGTCTTGTTTGATGAGCACGAAAGCGTTGCCGGGATTTGTCATGTTGGCGATTCTCGCGTCTATCGCGTTCGTGATGGTACGATTGAGCTCCTCACGGAAGATCATTCGCTTGTGCAGCAGTTACTCCGTGAAGGCAAAATCGGACCAACAGAAGTCAAGACATTTCCGCACCGTCATGTGTTGACACAAGCCGTTGGGGTGAGTCCACTTGTCCAACCTTCAGTGCGGCTCGAACGGCCCCAATCCGGAGATATTTACCTCTTGTGTAGTGACGGGATTCATGGGGTGGTTGAAGATAGCGACATGCTTCGTATCATTAACGAGACCGCTCCAGATTTCGAAAAATCGTGTGATGCGCTGGTCAATCTCGCCAATGAACGTGGGGGCCGAGATAACAGTACGATCATCATTCTGTCGTACATTGAAGATCCAACCGTAGCTGGCTAA
- a CDS encoding transporter, which translates to MKCFNRCVIVLIVVQIVAWGAWSRSEARNLTTVLGEGFDLIPRNPLLITNLVFPTAADGRADFFAFSTAGQGLAPALSAAVAQAVTQQSPLASVAPAFSYRYIPSLSVFERSTSVPGPLFSERALTLGKGQLNFGIGYSYVGLDDVNGGSLQNKRSPLLLEAFCPSTAGLPLFLDPLCGRFLDDGSLLRIAALGLSSVRTRMHIQTHLAVPTFRYGLTENWDVGISIPIVNTFLRVRHDLIPVAITADAFLVSNVDRQGNVNLALLNSSLQPVDLTQARFFAANRGRRTLTKVAGSATGVGDISLRTKYRLWGGEQGGAAAGLELRLPSGDEDNFHGTGETHVSPFIYLSQVMWDRIEPHVNLGVDFNTKNMDRSAFLYSVGVAALVWKRLGAGIDIIGRSDFGRLQPGKGSGLAGFSLSRPASSCSQANPCTLGDSPPFRFPFKFKRNDVIDISFGLRYVLGVSGSIFFGAIMPLNDDGFRADFIPSGGMGYTFDGREDRSQSSTV; encoded by the coding sequence ATGAAATGTTTCAACCGCTGTGTGATCGTTCTCATTGTGGTGCAAATAGTTGCGTGGGGGGCGTGGTCGCGGAGTGAGGCACGCAACTTAACAACGGTGCTCGGTGAAGGGTTTGATCTGATTCCACGAAATCCACTCCTGATTACGAACCTGGTATTCCCTACTGCCGCTGATGGAAGGGCGGATTTTTTTGCCTTCTCCACCGCAGGGCAGGGGTTAGCTCCAGCGCTTTCCGCTGCAGTTGCGCAAGCTGTGACGCAACAATCCCCACTGGCGTCAGTTGCCCCTGCTTTCAGTTATCGTTACATCCCCTCGTTGAGTGTGTTTGAACGCTCCACCAGTGTGCCTGGTCCCCTTTTTAGCGAGCGCGCGCTCACCCTTGGGAAAGGGCAACTCAACTTCGGTATTGGCTATTCCTATGTCGGTTTGGATGACGTCAACGGCGGGAGCTTGCAGAACAAGCGTAGTCCATTACTGCTCGAAGCGTTTTGCCCATCTACGGCTGGATTGCCGTTGTTCCTTGATCCACTGTGCGGGCGATTTCTCGATGATGGATCGTTGCTGAGGATTGCTGCCCTTGGACTTTCTTCGGTCCGCACCCGGATGCATATTCAGACGCATCTGGCCGTGCCTACCTTCCGCTACGGACTCACGGAGAACTGGGACGTTGGCATTTCTATCCCCATAGTGAATACCTTCTTACGGGTGCGCCATGATCTCATTCCCGTAGCTATAACGGCCGATGCGTTTCTCGTGTCGAATGTCGACCGACAAGGGAATGTCAACCTTGCGTTACTCAATTCTTCTCTCCAACCAGTTGACCTGACCCAAGCCCGCTTTTTTGCTGCCAATCGCGGACGACGAACATTAACCAAGGTGGCGGGAAGTGCGACCGGGGTCGGTGATATTTCGCTGCGAACGAAATACCGGCTCTGGGGTGGGGAACAAGGTGGTGCCGCAGCGGGCTTGGAACTGCGCCTCCCGAGTGGAGACGAGGACAACTTTCATGGTACCGGTGAAACGCACGTAAGCCCGTTTATTTATTTGTCGCAAGTGATGTGGGATCGCATTGAACCACATGTGAATCTGGGGGTGGATTTTAACACTAAGAATATGGATCGCAGTGCATTCCTCTACTCTGTCGGTGTTGCCGCGCTTGTATGGAAACGGCTCGGCGCGGGGATCGATATTATTGGCAGGAGCGATTTTGGTCGGCTGCAACCTGGCAAAGGCAGTGGGCTTGCCGGATTTTCTCTCTCCCGTCCGGCTTCATCGTGCTCACAAGCGAACCCCTGTACCCTCGGCGACAGCCCTCCCTTCCGTTTTCCCTTTAAGTTCAAACGCAATGATGTCATCGACATCTCTTTTGGTCTGCGTTACGTGTTGGGGGTCTCGGGGTCAATCTTTTTTGGCGCTATTATGCCTCTTAATGACGATGGCTTCCGGGCTGATTTTATTCCATCTGGGGGGATGGGGTATACGTTTGACGGTAGAGAAGATAGAAGCCAAAGCTCCACAGTGTAG